The Deinococcus humi genome has a segment encoding these proteins:
- a CDS encoding alpha-amylase family glycosyl hydrolase, producing MKTLPLLGRISAVTVLSLSLAACGLFKAPDKGPNTVRTWQDEVIYFAMTDRFANGNPANDNGPNRNAGDRADKTNPLGWHGGDFAGLKAKIEEGYFKRMGFTALWITPVVLQVPAIAGPTSGPNVGKQFAGYHGYWAEDFFKTDPHLGSLEEYKSLIDTAHKNGLKVIQDVVLNHAGYDATLTKTHPEWFHSQAECDASSNPTTDCPLAGLPDFKQDLPEVTTYLNDFIRYWRTNTAIDGLRIDTMKHVPDSYWKQFFSSGGAGDASKIWSVGEVFDGNPAYLAHFMDDLGSPSVFDFALYYAVSQQMSSAGGNLDRMAEVFAQDGVYQDASRLTTFVDNHDVRRFVSEVAEKGGTPAQAAERLDMALSTVYFSRGTPSVWQGTEYAQAGQGDPYNFPLGQGNREDMDFSKLSGSTLDERLGALAAARAKYRALTHGAQQELWRPNGGPSVLAYRRVISNVAGTAGQPVVFVVNNGDTPIELSSLSGGGIPLLGTFGAGSLTEITGHASNLSVSSGKLIGTLPPRTALAVTGTAGGGAGGTVNPSLPEVAALAARPGDSAVELTWTPSSDAKVSGYRVYARTGEGTERLLNFAPLPSSTGKYLARGVPNDVATTFRVVTVDTNGAESSGATVGATPSSKNTVKVTFTVDARSQGNGPVELRRFDTGTQLELPMTQESRGIWKTTVDLPLFRQIEFKFGNDGSGAKNSGYEGPNQGNRRYVVGADGNSYSGTYDFIEVPVPPVIEGKVTGAGAPLSGALVEDTSANPDLNYALSFSDGSYTLFAPAGAQTLKASAAGFTDATRQATSPQTGADLVLTRAVTNTKYTIDGGLSDWKTPKVSVQSPMEGVFGAENNFLTLLADSDATYLYLAYTYTVKGNSAIVYLDTGAGGALQADNFEAWKRAATFSGGMGGVDAFVARYENQAAQLRRVSSDTATPEVAAADYKYAASGTLPAQTVELAIPWTALGLTGAPAGGVNLVGGIFGGDGYGAGDIVPDANSTPSRANTIGTDSEQRRARFTAPVNVK from the coding sequence ATGAAAACCCTTCCCCTGCTGGGGCGCATCAGCGCCGTTACGGTTCTGAGTCTCTCTCTGGCGGCGTGTGGCCTGTTCAAGGCGCCAGACAAGGGCCCCAATACGGTCCGCACCTGGCAGGATGAGGTGATCTATTTCGCCATGACGGACCGCTTTGCCAACGGCAATCCTGCCAACGACAACGGTCCCAACCGCAACGCGGGCGACAGGGCGGACAAGACCAACCCGCTGGGGTGGCACGGCGGCGACTTTGCGGGCCTGAAAGCCAAGATCGAGGAAGGGTATTTCAAGCGCATGGGTTTCACGGCGCTGTGGATCACGCCGGTGGTCTTGCAGGTTCCAGCCATCGCCGGGCCAACGAGCGGGCCGAACGTCGGGAAGCAGTTTGCCGGCTATCACGGCTACTGGGCCGAGGATTTCTTCAAGACCGATCCGCACCTGGGCAGCCTGGAAGAGTACAAATCTTTGATCGACACCGCTCATAAAAATGGGTTGAAAGTCATTCAGGACGTAGTCCTCAATCACGCCGGTTACGACGCCACATTGACCAAGACGCATCCAGAGTGGTTTCACAGCCAAGCCGAATGCGATGCGTCCAGCAACCCCACGACCGACTGCCCGCTGGCTGGCCTGCCCGATTTCAAGCAGGACCTGCCCGAAGTCACGACCTATCTGAACGACTTCATCCGGTACTGGCGCACCAACACGGCCATTGACGGCCTGCGAATCGACACCATGAAGCATGTGCCGGACAGCTACTGGAAACAGTTCTTCTCCTCTGGCGGCGCGGGTGACGCCAGCAAGATCTGGTCGGTGGGCGAGGTCTTCGACGGCAATCCGGCGTATCTGGCGCACTTCATGGACGATCTGGGATCGCCCAGCGTCTTCGACTTCGCGCTGTACTACGCGGTCAGCCAGCAGATGAGCAGCGCGGGTGGCAACCTGGACCGCATGGCCGAGGTCTTCGCGCAGGACGGCGTGTATCAGGACGCCAGCCGCCTGACCACGTTCGTGGACAACCACGATGTCAGGCGTTTTGTCAGCGAGGTGGCCGAGAAGGGCGGCACCCCCGCGCAGGCCGCCGAGCGGCTGGACATGGCGCTGTCTACCGTGTACTTCTCGCGCGGCACCCCCAGCGTCTGGCAGGGCACCGAGTACGCGCAGGCGGGCCAGGGCGATCCCTACAACTTCCCGCTGGGCCAGGGCAACCGCGAGGACATGGACTTCAGCAAGTTGAGCGGCAGCACCCTGGACGAGCGCCTGGGTGCCCTTGCCGCCGCCCGCGCGAAATACCGCGCCCTGACGCACGGCGCGCAGCAGGAACTGTGGCGGCCCAACGGCGGGCCGAGTGTCCTGGCCTACCGCCGGGTCATCTCCAATGTCGCGGGCACGGCGGGTCAGCCGGTGGTCTTCGTGGTCAACAATGGGGACACCCCCATTGAATTGTCCAGCCTGAGCGGCGGAGGCATTCCCCTGCTGGGCACTTTTGGCGCTGGCTCGCTCACCGAAATTACCGGGCATGCCTCCAACCTGAGCGTCAGCAGCGGCAAGCTGATCGGTACGCTGCCGCCGCGCACCGCGTTGGCGGTCACGGGCACGGCGGGGGGCGGCGCGGGCGGCACGGTCAATCCCAGTCTGCCCGAAGTGGCGGCCCTGGCGGCGAGACCCGGCGACAGCGCCGTGGAACTGACTTGGACCCCCAGCAGCGATGCCAAGGTCAGTGGCTACCGCGTCTACGCCAGAACGGGCGAGGGCACCGAACGCCTGCTGAACTTCGCGCCCCTGCCCAGCAGCACCGGGAAGTATCTGGCCCGCGGCGTCCCCAATGACGTCGCCACCACCTTCCGGGTGGTCACGGTGGATACCAACGGCGCCGAGAGTTCCGGGGCCACCGTCGGCGCCACGCCCAGCAGCAAGAACACGGTCAAAGTCACCTTTACCGTGGACGCCCGCAGCCAGGGCAACGGGCCTGTCGAATTGCGCCGCTTCGACACCGGCACCCAGCTTGAACTGCCCATGACGCAGGAGAGCCGCGGCATCTGGAAAACCACGGTTGATCTTCCCCTGTTCCGCCAGATCGAGTTCAAGTTCGGCAACGACGGTTCCGGCGCGAAAAACAGCGGATACGAGGGGCCGAACCAGGGCAACCGCCGCTATGTCGTCGGCGCAGACGGCAACAGTTACAGCGGCACGTACGACTTTATCGAGGTGCCCGTGCCCCCAGTCATTGAGGGCAAGGTCACAGGAGCGGGCGCCCCGCTGTCCGGCGCACTTGTGGAAGATACTAGCGCCAATCCAGACCTGAACTACGCCCTGAGCTTCTCAGACGGCAGCTACACCCTTTTTGCCCCGGCAGGCGCGCAGACCCTGAAAGCCTCGGCGGCAGGCTTCACGGACGCCACCCGTCAGGCCACCTCGCCGCAGACGGGCGCGGATCTCGTTCTGACCAGGGCGGTCACGAATACCAAGTACACCATCGACGGTGGGCTGAGCGACTGGAAAACCCCGAAAGTCAGCGTGCAGAGCCCCATGGAGGGTGTGTTTGGCGCGGAAAACAATTTCCTGACCCTGCTGGCCGACAGCGACGCCACCTACCTGTATCTGGCCTACACCTACACCGTGAAGGGCAACAGCGCCATCGTTTACCTGGACACCGGGGCGGGCGGTGCCCTACAGGCCGACAACTTCGAGGCGTGGAAACGGGCGGCCACCTTCAGCGGGGGGATGGGCGGTGTGGACGCCTTCGTGGCGCGCTACGAGAACCAGGCCGCGCAACTGCGCCGTGTCTCCAGCGACACCGCTACGCCTGAAGTGGCGGCGGCCGACTACAAGTACGCCGCCAGCGGCACCCTGCCTGCCCAGACCGTGGAACTGGCGATTCCCTGGACGGCGCTGGGCCTGACGGGAGCCCCTGCCGGCGGTGTCAATCTTGTGGGCGGTATTTTCGGCGGCGACGGCTACGGTGCGGGCGACATCGTGCCCGACGCGAACAGCACGCCGTCGCGCGCGAACACCATCGGCACCGACAGCGAGCAGCGACGGGCCAGGTTCACCGCTCCGGTCAACGTGAAGTAG
- a CDS encoding DUF427 domain-containing protein: MKATWNGTVIAQSDDTVVVEGNHYFPADSVKAEYLRPSDTHSAGASVGLQVSQI; the protein is encoded by the coding sequence ATGAAAGCCACCTGGAACGGAACGGTGATCGCGCAGTCGGACGATACGGTGGTGGTGGAGGGCAACCACTACTTTCCCGCCGACAGCGTGAAGGCGGAATATTTGCGCCCCAGCGACACGCACTCGGCGGGGGCGTCGGTTGGGCTACAGGTTTCTCAAATCTGA
- a CDS encoding SLOG family protein: MKLIICGGRNFANRQVFNLMTARWVEAHGLPSEVVSGGASGADRMGEAWAVSQGIPVKQFPADWGKHGRAAGPIRNVQMSLYADACLVLPGGRGTAHMEQAARRRGLIVLKP; encoded by the coding sequence ATGAAGCTCATCATTTGCGGGGGCCGGAACTTCGCCAATCGGCAAGTGTTTAACCTGATGACTGCCCGCTGGGTTGAAGCGCATGGCCTCCCCTCAGAAGTGGTCAGCGGCGGCGCATCTGGGGCCGACAGGATGGGGGAGGCGTGGGCAGTATCACAGGGCATCCCCGTTAAGCAATTCCCGGCAGATTGGGGCAAGCATGGCCGTGCGGCTGGGCCAATCCGCAATGTCCAGATGAGCCTGTATGCCGATGCCTGCCTTGTCCTTCCAGGTGGACGCGGTACGGCCCACATGGAACAAGCCGCACGCAGGCGAGGGTTGATCGTCCTCAAGCCCTAG
- a CDS encoding DUF1653 domain-containing protein — protein sequence MSMEVPAESIWRHVKTQGLYMVLLNARMEADTTQVVVYQSYVQAEHHYAFTTGTVWVRPLSEFADGRFERVGPL from the coding sequence ATGAGCATGGAAGTCCCAGCAGAAAGCATCTGGAGGCACGTCAAAACGCAAGGGCTGTATATGGTGCTGCTGAACGCCCGCATGGAAGCAGACACTACACAGGTTGTTGTCTATCAGTCCTACGTTCAAGCCGAACACCACTATGCCTTCACCACTGGCACGGTCTGGGTGCGCCCGCTTTCTGAGTTTGCAGATGGGCGCTTTGAGCGCGTGGGACCACTGTGA
- a CDS encoding helix-turn-helix domain-containing protein, with amino-acid sequence MNGELGPVLRRARTAQKLTLKDIQHVTGVNNAYLSQLETGRIVKPGMGILSKLAPLYGVPLETMLQLSGQIEATEALVYPTELPDFILAASKVLSAGDWEALRGTVEWMMAHAGAEAQGEK; translated from the coding sequence ATGAACGGCGAACTGGGGCCAGTCCTGCGCCGCGCCCGCACCGCCCAGAAGCTCACCCTCAAAGACATTCAGCACGTTACGGGCGTCAACAACGCCTACCTGAGTCAACTGGAGACGGGCAGGATCGTCAAACCCGGCATGGGCATCCTGAGTAAGCTGGCCCCGCTGTACGGCGTCCCACTGGAAACCATGCTGCAACTGTCCGGGCAGATTGAAGCAACGGAGGCGCTGGTGTACCCGACTGAGCTTCCAGACTTCATCCTCGCCGCGTCAAAGGTGCTGTCCGCAGGCGACTGGGAGGCATTACGCGGCACCGTGGAATGGATGATGGCCCACGCTGGGGCAGAGGCGCAGGGGGAGAAGTGA
- a CDS encoding HNH endonuclease, whose amino-acid sequence MTVCQRCGIEIFTTHKKLETTLCRPCAKKRQYSLTYLRSTHSSAIARQRWLEIGKLCWWCRQPLDDRDIHRDHVIPITKGGGGGENIVFSCATCNKKKTDKMPQEWLGISDFLGEPVGIGDLFEVLPDPTHHAGAEE is encoded by the coding sequence GTGACCGTCTGCCAGCGTTGCGGCATTGAAATTTTCACTACTCATAAAAAATTAGAAACGACGCTATGCCGCCCCTGCGCCAAGAAGCGGCAATACAGCCTCACATACCTACGATCAACTCACTCAAGCGCTATTGCCCGTCAGCGTTGGCTGGAAATCGGGAAGCTTTGCTGGTGGTGCCGCCAGCCCTTGGATGATCGAGACATTCACAGGGATCATGTCATCCCAATTACTAAAGGTGGCGGGGGTGGGGAGAATATCGTATTTAGCTGCGCTACCTGCAACAAGAAAAAGACCGACAAGATGCCTCAGGAATGGCTTGGCATCTCAGACTTTTTGGGGGAGCCTGTAGGCATCGGTGATCTGTTTGAAGTCCTGCCCGATCCAACCCACCACGCTGGGGCAGAAGAATGA
- a CDS encoding M15 family metallopeptidase: protein MTDYAARLPIPAPGSINSGLTYCRPETVLDIFGQPATPLPTECGQPTSPRLKAALITADVGPFRVTGLRPAVESLTRVFAQVKAEKPELYDVIGTAGMLCVRCVRGYPGVPSNHAFGAAIDLKINGELVPLGGAYVQAGILELYAYMHAEGWYWGAGWARPDAMHFEASDQLMRRWEAEGLLDPVKPPAVVVATPKPAPPVTSSPALPVKGRLLVNTGQGVWTDYSGRKLTIRNAEEVVINASGPDTWVRYLDKGE, encoded by the coding sequence ATGACCGACTACGCCGCACGATTGCCTATCCCCGCACCGGGCAGCATCAACAGTGGACTGACCTACTGCCGCCCTGAAACCGTCCTCGACATCTTCGGGCAGCCTGCCACACCCCTCCCCACAGAATGCGGGCAGCCGACAAGCCCACGACTCAAAGCCGCGCTCATCACGGCGGACGTGGGGCCGTTCCGGGTGACGGGCCTGCGCCCTGCTGTGGAGAGCCTGACCCGGGTGTTCGCTCAGGTGAAGGCGGAGAAGCCGGAGCTGTATGACGTGATCGGCACAGCGGGGATGCTCTGCGTGCGCTGCGTGCGCGGCTATCCGGGCGTGCCCTCCAACCATGCGTTCGGCGCGGCCATTGACCTCAAAATCAATGGGGAACTCGTGCCGCTGGGCGGGGCTTACGTTCAGGCGGGGATTCTGGAGTTGTACGCCTACATGCACGCTGAAGGATGGTACTGGGGCGCGGGCTGGGCACGGCCTGACGCGATGCATTTTGAAGCCAGCGATCAACTGATGCGCCGCTGGGAGGCCGAAGGGCTGCTGGACCCCGTAAAGCCACCCGCCGTCGTTGTTGCCACCCCCAAGCCTGCCCCGCCTGTGACGAGCAGCCCCGCGCTGCCCGTAAAAGGCCGCCTGCTGGTGAACACCGGGCAGGGCGTGTGGACCGACTATAGCGGACGAAAACTCACCATCCGAAACGCTGAGGAAGTCGTGATTAACGCCAGTGGGCCGGATACCTGGGTTCGCTATTTGGACAAGGGGGAGTAA
- a CDS encoding Ig-like domain-containing protein: MPQNQNNNLRARLAEIFAELLALLDGHAPPDTTPPTVNLTASNTTFTAPGAFDLIATAAGGTIARVEYYKDGEKIGEQFTPVNGVYTFPVEVKTSAAAGSYTAKAFTLFAYSPPSEPLVVTVDIAPVIPADTTAPTLTLTVSPNPVTAEGKALLTATPADNVGVASVTFRRTAPSAMTLGTVTAAPWTWEDDTPLTTAMNGTRSYEAFATDAAGNVSATATAGTTVAIPIPPDVTPPTVALSMPNHPSTTVSTAESILFRANAADNVAIKYVIFYWNGVEFARKTTAPYETTPSFTSANNGAVKITARAFDTSDNQLSDSINLTVSIAGATPTDPAKYVEPEYSAITWGAPITINDAYLTAKGITPIASGPDAGRYLVIPDHNARTLTTGECAIAINTTKPLILQYATVSIPAGGGTGRGAIGNGKVGSVNSTVAVDVIIRDCSILTPGMDLPDGKRAGGIKFEYAKNVIVENCNFNGTGIYVSESGTGGGTVKALRNKFKNIDGRYRDRSTGTGWSDLPGDQAWYRVQAVQLNKISGIAGIEIKDNWVHNEPGVSQVEDVFNTYKSGGTAASYLTIERNLVNGAWDARNKSHSGSATVMGDAGGSRTRVINNTYVRTTNTGASMSSMNYGEILNNRIGQTGFLPDGVTRVESDGTVDTGIYARNYVSGFTMDKTTNLVGGNLVAWGAPLSGDLTRRKDFGFSTYATEGPTPNVSYDGVVTEALLDQWVADHLAVWQSAGVVVGRRNP; the protein is encoded by the coding sequence ATGCCGCAGAACCAGAACAACAATCTCCGCGCCCGCCTCGCAGAAATCTTTGCGGAGTTGCTGGCGCTGCTGGACGGCCACGCACCCCCCGACACCACGCCCCCCACCGTCAACCTCACCGCCTCGAATACCACCTTCACCGCCCCCGGCGCGTTTGACCTGATCGCCACGGCGGCGGGCGGCACGATTGCGCGGGTGGAGTATTACAAGGACGGCGAGAAGATCGGGGAGCAGTTCACGCCCGTCAACGGCGTTTACACCTTCCCCGTGGAAGTCAAGACGAGCGCAGCGGCAGGCAGCTACACAGCCAAAGCCTTCACGCTGTTTGCCTACTCCCCGCCCTCTGAGCCACTTGTCGTCACGGTGGACATTGCCCCTGTCATCCCGGCAGACACCACCGCGCCCACCCTGACCCTGACCGTCAGCCCCAACCCCGTCACGGCAGAAGGGAAGGCGCTGCTGACTGCCACTCCAGCAGACAACGTGGGCGTGGCAAGCGTGACGTTCCGCCGCACCGCCCCCAGCGCCATGACGCTAGGCACCGTGACCGCCGCGCCCTGGACCTGGGAGGATGACACCCCTCTGACCACGGCCATGAACGGCACGCGCAGCTATGAAGCCTTCGCCACCGACGCGGCAGGCAACGTCAGCGCCACCGCGACGGCTGGCACCACCGTTGCCATCCCCATTCCCCCCGACGTGACGCCGCCCACGGTTGCGCTGTCCATGCCGAACCATCCCAGCACAACAGTCAGCACGGCAGAAAGCATCCTGTTTCGCGCCAATGCAGCGGACAACGTGGCGATCAAGTACGTCATTTTCTACTGGAACGGCGTGGAATTCGCACGCAAGACCACCGCCCCCTACGAAACCACCCCGAGTTTCACATCGGCCAACAATGGCGCAGTCAAAATCACGGCCCGCGCTTTCGACACCTCGGACAATCAGCTCAGCGACAGCATCAACCTGACTGTCAGTATCGCCGGAGCCACCCCCACGGACCCGGCCAAGTACGTGGAACCGGAGTACAGCGCGATCACCTGGGGCGCACCCATCACGATCAACGACGCCTACCTGACAGCGAAGGGCATCACCCCGATTGCCAGCGGGCCGGACGCGGGGCGCTATCTCGTCATCCCAGACCACAACGCCCGCACCCTGACCACGGGTGAGTGCGCCATTGCGATTAACACCACCAAACCCCTGATCCTGCAATACGCCACCGTGAGCATCCCAGCCGGGGGCGGGACGGGGCGCGGGGCGATTGGGAATGGCAAAGTGGGCAGCGTCAACAGCACTGTGGCTGTGGACGTGATTATTCGGGATTGCAGCATCCTCACGCCGGGCATGGACCTGCCAGACGGCAAGCGGGCAGGTGGCATCAAGTTCGAGTACGCGAAAAACGTCATTGTTGAAAACTGCAATTTCAACGGCACCGGGATTTACGTGTCGGAATCTGGCACGGGCGGCGGCACCGTCAAGGCATTGCGGAACAAATTCAAGAACATTGATGGACGCTACCGGGACCGGAGTACGGGGACTGGATGGTCTGACCTCCCCGGCGATCAGGCATGGTACCGGGTGCAGGCGGTGCAGCTCAACAAGATCAGCGGCATTGCAGGCATCGAAATCAAGGACAACTGGGTTCACAACGAACCCGGCGTCTCGCAGGTAGAGGACGTGTTCAACACCTACAAGAGTGGGGGCACAGCGGCCTCTTACCTGACGATTGAGCGCAACCTCGTCAACGGGGCGTGGGATGCCCGGAACAAGAGCCATAGTGGCTCAGCCACAGTCATGGGAGACGCGGGAGGCAGCCGCACGCGAGTCATCAACAACACTTACGTGCGGACTACGAACACTGGGGCCTCCATGTCGTCCATGAACTACGGCGAGATTTTGAACAACCGGATCGGGCAGACCGGCTTCCTCCCAGACGGCGTGACGCGAGTGGAATCGGACGGCACGGTGGATACGGGCATCTACGCCCGCAATTACGTGTCGGGCTTCACGATGGACAAGACGACAAACCTTGTCGGCGGGAACCTCGTGGCCTGGGGTGCGCCGCTGAGTGGCGATCTGACGCGCCGGAAGGACTTCGGGTTCAGCACTTACGCCACTGAGGGGCCGACGCCGAATGTCTCCTATGACGGCGTGGTGACGGAGGCCCTGCTGGATCAGTGGGTGGCGGATCACCTGGCCGTGTGGCAGAGCGCGGGCGTGGTGGTGGGGAGGCGTAACCCATGA
- a CDS encoding SGNH/GDSL hydrolase family protein, translating into MTRLVGIPDVAAASSLPLSATLIWTHEYRRGDRLGMGSVPLTYDRDAGKWMHNGAEFDLLAARFGMSDPAPPNIRILFTLGSGSTVQGTSLTLTPIENAAGVLDLTKPLNVASWVTGTAYQSLLTQQQTAIANLNAFSVQGQAVAQSLADVTGELDGVLADVSAVLGVAAPAVQIAQAVGVRVPLLENVFASAVSEGVMLYGTMGSTFADYGFPIGPRAALDRLSITVQPVTAPLTSLRLQIVEATKAGAVLHNQTFAVNAPVGVPTRLTLDTSALVGDGTKKLYAILRGNTPFGIAFATNTLFTTAGGYPAFAYGYNTDLADATLNDAAGGQINYTPWFQASKRNYPAGTVTPASAWTDITNTLLSGPRELLPLVGEVQPTLGTLVQETLTSSAIVSFAALANVFSAYTFPIGTPTNFDYIEFGNTPGNPAKLPTVLHWQIVVTGTGAVLLDVRKTLSNVAAGVEIVTRHKAPALLNPGGAALEIRISTDGYIGYRGTFAGGATNGAKYNSGTPNPDAWAATAFSGSGVLWLRLGVASGVKQLALAPAFAGGLKTEVLKTADDDLFMPTLSLPSVLYATEGQTFQLYYDTILRTPGLDLSPYDVDFSVTGLALASHNRDARHFWWTPTGAEAATASYAATLRVHRKGKLLASATTTIRMTTTAGGVGTARKLLALSDSITNRGVWLSEMVRLSERPADPLTLTSIGTRAGTQVPVGLPAVMSEGWEGKTITFHYRDAASNFTFNGADPTGTAFSLSQYLTANGLSMASGDAFEVMLGTNDLTTSDVYHTTEAAALATIAGMVSDLNAIIANVQAAVPGIRVVIATNIPPARVDFIHMRRWIRYLWAERIFSTYGGRESEGIYVCPVAQAVDPDYGFPFELRAANTRTDGTLPTLPYITDYLHPNVPGYYQMADAHYAFYKWLWRV; encoded by the coding sequence GTGACGCGGCTTGTCGGCATTCCTGATGTGGCCGCCGCGTCCAGCCTGCCCCTGTCCGCAACGCTGATCTGGACGCACGAGTACCGCAGGGGCGACAGGCTGGGCATGGGCAGTGTGCCCCTCACCTATGACCGGGATGCGGGCAAGTGGATGCACAACGGCGCAGAGTTTGACTTGCTCGCCGCCCGCTTCGGGATGAGTGACCCTGCTCCGCCGAACATTCGCATCCTGTTCACGCTGGGCAGCGGTTCCACAGTTCAGGGGACGAGCCTCACCCTGACGCCGATTGAGAACGCAGCGGGCGTGCTGGACCTGACCAAACCGCTGAATGTGGCCTCCTGGGTGACGGGAACCGCGTATCAGTCCCTGCTGACGCAGCAGCAGACCGCCATTGCCAATCTGAACGCCTTCAGCGTGCAGGGGCAGGCGGTGGCGCAGAGCCTTGCAGATGTCACGGGCGAGTTGGATGGGGTGCTGGCCGACGTGTCGGCGGTGCTGGGCGTGGCAGCCCCCGCCGTACAAATCGCTCAGGCGGTGGGGGTGCGCGTGCCCCTGCTGGAAAACGTCTTTGCCTCCGCCGTCAGCGAAGGCGTCATGCTCTATGGCACGATGGGCAGCACCTTTGCCGACTACGGCTTTCCCATCGGCCCCCGCGCCGCCCTGGACCGCCTGAGCATCACCGTGCAACCTGTTACCGCGCCCCTGACGAGCCTGCGCTTGCAAATTGTTGAGGCCACCAAAGCGGGGGCGGTGCTGCACAATCAGACGTTTGCCGTGAACGCCCCCGTGGGCGTGCCCACCCGCCTGACATTGGACACCTCCGCCCTGGTGGGCGACGGAACAAAAAAGCTCTACGCGATTTTGCGCGGAAATACCCCGTTTGGTATTGCCTTCGCCACCAACACGCTATTTACCACGGCGGGCGGGTATCCGGCCTTCGCCTATGGCTACAACACCGATCTGGCCGACGCCACCCTGAACGATGCGGCGGGCGGGCAGATCAACTACACGCCCTGGTTTCAGGCCAGCAAACGCAACTATCCAGCGGGGACGGTGACGCCCGCCTCCGCCTGGACAGATATTACGAATACCCTGCTGAGCGGCCCCCGCGAACTGTTGCCCCTGGTGGGCGAGGTGCAGCCCACGCTGGGCACGCTGGTACAGGAAACGCTGACCAGTTCGGCCATCGTCAGCTTTGCCGCGCTCGCCAACGTGTTCTCTGCATACACCTTCCCCATCGGAACGCCCACGAACTTTGATTACATCGAGTTTGGCAACACCCCTGGCAACCCGGCCAAACTGCCCACGGTGCTGCATTGGCAGATTGTCGTGACCGGGACAGGTGCGGTACTGCTGGACGTTCGCAAGACCCTGAGCAACGTGGCCGCAGGGGTGGAGATCGTGACGCGGCACAAAGCCCCCGCGCTGCTCAACCCAGGTGGCGCGGCCCTTGAAATCCGCATCTCCACCGATGGCTATATCGGCTATCGGGGCACGTTCGCGGGCGGCGCAACGAACGGCGCGAAATACAACAGCGGCACCCCCAACCCGGACGCCTGGGCAGCCACGGCGTTCAGCGGTTCGGGCGTGCTGTGGCTCCGGCTGGGCGTGGCTTCGGGCGTCAAGCAGTTGGCCCTCGCGCCCGCGTTCGCGGGCGGCCTCAAGACAGAAGTGCTCAAGACCGCAGACGATGACCTGTTCATGCCGACGCTGAGCCTGCCGTCCGTGTTGTACGCCACCGAGGGGCAAACCTTCCAGCTCTATTACGACACCATTCTGCGGACGCCAGGACTGGACCTCAGCCCGTATGACGTGGATTTCAGCGTGACCGGGCTGGCCCTGGCGAGCCACAACCGGGACGCCCGCCATTTCTGGTGGACGCCCACGGGCGCGGAGGCGGCCACCGCCAGCTACGCGGCCACGTTGCGCGTGCATCGCAAGGGCAAACTCCTGGCGAGTGCCACCACCACCATCCGCATGACCACCACGGCGGGCGGCGTGGGCACTGCCCGCAAACTGCTGGCCCTGAGCGACAGCATCACCAACCGGGGCGTGTGGCTGAGCGAGATGGTGCGGCTCAGCGAGCGCCCCGCCGATCCGCTGACCCTCACCAGCATCGGCACGCGGGCCGGGACGCAGGTGCCCGTGGGGCTGCCTGCCGTGATGAGCGAAGGCTGGGAAGGCAAGACCATTACGTTCCACTACCGGGACGCGGCCAGTAATTTCACCTTCAATGGGGCAGACCCCACCGGGACCGCCTTCAGCCTGAGTCAGTACCTCACGGCCAACGGGCTGAGCATGGCGTCCGGGGACGCCTTCGAGGTGATGCTCGGGACCAATGACCTGACCACTTCGGACGTGTACCACACCACCGAGGCGGCGGCGCTGGCGACAATTGCGGGCATGGTGAGTGACCTGAACGCCATCATTGCCAATGTGCAGGCCGCCGTGCCAGGCATCAGGGTAGTGATTGCCACGAATATTCCCCCGGCGCGGGTAGACTTCATCCACATGCGCCGCTGGATTCGCTATCTGTGGGCGGAGCGGATTTTCAGCACCTACGGCGGGCGCGAGAGCGAGGGCATTTACGTCTGCCCCGTGGCGCAGGCGGTGGACCCGGATTACGGGTTCCCGTTCGAGCTACGGGCCGCGAACACGCGCACGGACGGCACGCTGCCGACGCTGCCGTACATCACCGATTACCTGCACCCCAACGTACCGGGCTACTACCAGATGGCGGACGCGCACTATGCGTTCTACAAGTGGCTGTGGCGGGTCTGA